Proteins encoded within one genomic window of Ignavibacteriota bacterium:
- a CDS encoding patatin-like phospholipase family protein yields the protein MPASDGGITLVLGSGGARGLAHIGVLKCLQEYGVPVRAVAGTSIGAFVGGLYASGMSALDMVEVIVSMHTLRVTKILLPGLSSSGLISAPSVRKFVASLTGPCRIEDLPIPFRAVATDLMTGEGIVFDRGPLVEAILASIAIPGLLQPVLNDGRYLIDGGLSNPVPVSVAAGLSSGLTVAVDVTPNPSRLRARIGERIAKRDAPGKRRVVPAWLNEAMKAGRYPRLNRTLRRVPVRSRTPRSPYYPTAFRVSMQAISISAHNLIQLQLQRTPPDLLIDPAVEEFDMLDFHKGAALIRCGYDAARAAMPSLLRLL from the coding sequence ATGCCTGCATCTGATGGAGGGATCACTCTGGTCCTCGGCAGCGGAGGCGCACGCGGGTTGGCTCACATCGGGGTGCTCAAGTGCCTCCAGGAGTATGGTGTTCCCGTCCGCGCCGTCGCGGGGACGAGCATCGGTGCATTCGTCGGGGGATTGTACGCGTCCGGTATGAGTGCGCTGGATATGGTGGAGGTGATCGTGTCGATGCATACCCTCCGCGTGACGAAGATCCTCCTTCCCGGCCTTTCGTCGTCCGGCCTCATCAGCGCCCCATCGGTCAGGAAGTTCGTTGCGAGCCTGACGGGACCGTGCCGCATCGAAGACCTCCCGATCCCGTTCAGGGCTGTTGCAACCGATCTGATGACGGGCGAAGGCATCGTGTTCGATCGGGGTCCGCTCGTGGAGGCCATTCTTGCCAGCATCGCGATCCCCGGGCTCCTTCAGCCGGTGTTGAATGATGGGCGGTATCTCATCGATGGAGGACTCTCGAATCCTGTGCCCGTGAGCGTTGCAGCCGGCCTCTCTTCCGGGCTGACCGTTGCCGTCGATGTCACACCGAATCCGAGCCGGTTGCGGGCGAGGATCGGCGAGCGCATTGCGAAGCGCGATGCCCCCGGAAAGCGTCGGGTGGTCCCGGCATGGCTCAATGAGGCGATGAAGGCCGGCCGGTATCCGCGCCTCAACCGGACCCTGCGAAGGGTCCCGGTCCGGTCAAGGACCCCCAGGAGTCCATACTATCCCACCGCGTTCCGGGTGTCCATGCAGGCGATCTCGATCAGCGCGCATAATCTCATCCAACTCCAGCTTCAGCGCACGCCCCCCGATCTGCTGATCGATCCGGCGGTGGAGGAATTCGATATGCTGGACTTTCACAAGGGAGCAGCTCTCATCCGGTGCGGCTATGACGCTGCCCGGGCGGCGATGCCGTCCCTTCTACGTCTTTTGTGA
- a CDS encoding alpha/beta hydrolase produces MRPAVLFLVLANFFAGSAYSQPQLLKVWPEGVPGAVHHPQYTEETIKIETGAERTLRIADPTIAVYIPEKTKANGTAVVVCPGGGYIRLAMDHEGTQIAAWLNDAGITCILLKYRVPSDSAMVDKTVGPLQDVQEAIRITRRHASAWHLDPHRIGVMGFSAGGHLAASASTRFAEKVYASDTTSARPDFSILMYPVISMQTGVTHNGSRRNLLGNDPDQQLVDRSSNELRVTPETPIAFVVHSTDDGVVILENSLRYIQALKKNNVPAELHVFERGGHGYGLATTRTTTERGWPPLCIAWLRMHGMLE; encoded by the coding sequence ATGAGACCCGCTGTCCTTTTCCTCGTCCTCGCCAACTTTTTCGCCGGATCGGCGTACTCTCAACCGCAATTGCTGAAGGTGTGGCCCGAAGGGGTCCCCGGTGCGGTCCACCACCCGCAATATACAGAGGAAACCATTAAGATAGAAACAGGGGCCGAGCGGACCCTGAGGATCGCGGACCCCACCATCGCGGTCTACATCCCCGAGAAAACAAAAGCGAACGGAACCGCTGTTGTTGTGTGCCCTGGCGGAGGGTATATCCGGCTCGCCATGGACCATGAGGGGACCCAGATCGCTGCCTGGCTCAACGATGCCGGGATCACGTGCATCCTGCTCAAATACCGCGTCCCGAGCGATTCAGCGATGGTGGACAAGACCGTCGGGCCGCTGCAGGATGTGCAAGAAGCCATCCGGATAACGCGGCGTCATGCTTCCGCATGGCATCTGGATCCGCACCGCATCGGGGTAATGGGATTCTCCGCCGGGGGCCATCTTGCGGCAAGTGCTTCTACCCGCTTCGCAGAGAAGGTGTACGCGTCGGACACCACCAGCGCACGCCCCGACTTCTCGATCCTGATGTATCCGGTCATTTCCATGCAGACCGGGGTGACCCACAACGGCTCGCGGAGGAATCTCCTCGGGAATGATCCGGACCAACAGCTGGTCGACCGCTCTTCGAACGAACTGCGCGTAACGCCGGAAACGCCGATCGCCTTCGTGGTCCATTCCACCGATGACGGTGTCGTCATCCTTGAGAACAGCCTGCGGTACATTCAGGCTCTGAAGAAGAACAACGTCCCGGCAGAGCTGCATGTCTTCGAGCGCGGCGGCCACGGCTACGGACTCGCGACAACGCGAACGACCACGGAGCGTGGCTGGCCACCGCTCTGCATTGCCTGGCTCCGCATGCACGGCATGCTCGAGTAA
- a CDS encoding endonuclease/exonuclease/phosphatase family protein — MRSRPLLLSFLVLASLSTPLAQHTAAPLRVMTWNIRYDNPADGVHAWPLRREELLSAVISQRLDVLCIQEGLKHQVGYLRDGLTGFDVRGVGRDDGKEQGEYAAIYFRTSRFTCGDAGTFWLSPTPEVPSKGWDAALPRIVTWVRLYDSLARADVFVFNTHFDHQGVVAREQSAGLIREKVRAIAGTSAFVLTGDFNAGEKDSCYRILVSRLGLPPFFNDAMHHALVPHAGHRVSYTGFPFVSDIPRERIDFIFVNDAAQVRRHAILDARREPGYISDHLPVVADLILH, encoded by the coding sequence TTGCGATCCCGGCCACTGCTGTTGTCTTTCCTGGTTCTTGCCTCTCTCTCCACGCCCCTGGCGCAACATACTGCCGCGCCGTTGCGGGTGATGACGTGGAACATCCGGTACGATAACCCCGCTGATGGCGTCCACGCCTGGCCCCTGCGCAGAGAGGAACTCCTCTCCGCTGTCATATCTCAACGCCTCGATGTGCTGTGCATCCAGGAGGGACTCAAGCATCAGGTCGGTTACCTGAGGGACGGCCTGACCGGATTCGATGTCCGGGGTGTCGGGAGGGATGACGGCAAGGAGCAGGGAGAATATGCGGCGATCTACTTCCGGACGTCCCGATTCACATGCGGAGATGCCGGCACGTTCTGGTTGTCGCCCACGCCGGAGGTGCCATCCAAAGGATGGGATGCCGCACTGCCGCGGATCGTTACCTGGGTCAGACTGTACGATTCACTCGCGCGGGCCGACGTCTTCGTCTTCAACACCCACTTCGACCATCAGGGCGTGGTGGCGCGGGAACAGAGTGCCGGGCTGATCCGTGAGAAGGTCCGGGCCATTGCCGGCACATCAGCGTTCGTGCTGACCGGGGATTTCAATGCCGGGGAGAAGGACTCGTGCTACCGGATCCTCGTCTCGCGGCTGGGGCTCCCGCCATTCTTCAATGATGCGATGCACCATGCACTTGTTCCGCATGCCGGCCACCGGGTGAGCTACACGGGTTTTCCGTTCGTTTCGGACATTCCGCGGGAACGTATCGATTTCATCTTCGTGAATGATGCTGCGCAGGTCCGCCGGCATGCAATCCTCGATGCACGGCGGGAACCGGGCTACATTTCTGATCATCTGCCGGTCGTGGCGGATCTCATCCTGCACTAG
- a CDS encoding isoprenylcysteine carboxylmethyltransferase family protein — METSLVVMAVSILWISSEVILSQVKRSDGGEKSLDRSSLRFLWIAITVGVTGGIVLSKQRVGHWGTDATGTGIAGLVLILSGIALRWCAIMSLKQHFTVDVAIAKDHRIVKTGLYGVIRHPAYAGTLLSFFGLGVYFMNSLSVLVIIVPIAAAFLYRIRVEEEALLGAFGDEYRVYQAATKRLIPGIY; from the coding sequence ATGGAGACCTCGCTCGTCGTCATGGCAGTATCGATCCTCTGGATCTCCTCCGAGGTCATCCTCTCACAGGTGAAGCGGTCAGATGGGGGAGAGAAGAGCCTTGACCGCTCTTCGCTCCGCTTCTTGTGGATCGCGATCACGGTGGGAGTGACAGGTGGCATCGTGCTCTCCAAACAGCGAGTCGGCCATTGGGGTACGGATGCCACCGGAACGGGCATTGCCGGTCTGGTGCTCATCCTGTCGGGCATCGCGCTGCGTTGGTGCGCTATCATGTCACTGAAGCAACATTTCACTGTTGACGTGGCCATTGCGAAGGACCACCGGATCGTGAAGACGGGGCTGTACGGTGTCATCCGTCATCCGGCCTATGCAGGGACCCTGCTTTCGTTCTTTGGCCTTGGCGTCTATTTCATGAACTCTCTGAGCGTGCTTGTGATCATTGTGCCGATCGCCGCAGCATTTCTGTACAGGATCAGGGTGGAAGAGGAGGCACTCCTCGGTGCGTTCGGCGACGAATACCGGGTGTATCAAGCGGCGACGAAGCGATTGATCCCGGGGATCTATTGA
- a CDS encoding c-type cytochrome, with translation MKRWKSYVKWTGISVGSVAALFVVAVYALQYRTYEAPYPQIVASNDSVVIARGRHLVYGPAHCNFCHGSWDELPRIMAGETIDLKGGNAFTLPFGIIRTPNITSDRETGIGAFSDGEIARSLRFGVDREGHALFDFMPFHNLSDEDLTAIVSYLRTLPPVKNTVERRDINFAGKAVNAFLIRPVGPDGTPPATVPPDSTAAYGKYLAHSVANCVGCHTDRDMKTGAFIGKPFAGGLEMGSDLVPGLMFTTPNITPDEATGKMALWDEESFILRFRAGSLEEGTVMPWGAYGNMSDLELKALYRYLKTVTPVRNEVKQIVWRKEG, from the coding sequence ATGAAGCGTTGGAAATCGTACGTAAAGTGGACAGGGATAAGCGTTGGCTCGGTGGCCGCGTTGTTCGTGGTGGCCGTGTACGCGCTGCAATACCGCACCTATGAAGCGCCGTATCCGCAGATCGTGGCAAGCAACGATAGTGTGGTGATCGCCCGTGGCCGTCACCTTGTGTATGGACCTGCTCACTGCAATTTCTGTCATGGATCGTGGGACGAGCTCCCCAGGATCATGGCAGGTGAGACCATCGATCTGAAGGGTGGCAACGCGTTCACCCTGCCGTTCGGGATCATCCGCACGCCGAATATCACATCGGACCGGGAGACAGGCATCGGTGCATTCAGCGACGGAGAGATCGCCCGGTCACTCCGGTTCGGCGTGGATCGTGAGGGCCATGCGCTCTTTGATTTCATGCCATTCCATAACCTCAGCGATGAGGACCTGACAGCCATTGTGTCGTATCTGCGGACGCTCCCGCCGGTGAAGAACACTGTAGAACGGCGCGATATCAATTTCGCCGGCAAGGCGGTCAACGCGTTCCTCATCAGGCCGGTCGGCCCGGACGGCACGCCGCCGGCTACCGTACCTCCCGACTCCACTGCTGCCTACGGCAAATACCTCGCTCATTCTGTCGCCAACTGTGTCGGATGTCATACGGACCGTGATATGAAGACGGGCGCGTTCATCGGTAAGCCGTTCGCCGGAGGACTTGAGATGGGGTCGGACCTCGTTCCGGGCCTGATGTTCACCACCCCCAATATCACGCCTGACGAAGCGACGGGGAAGATGGCGCTATGGGATGAGGAGTCGTTCATTCTGCGGTTCCGGGCAGGATCTCTGGAGGAGGGGACGGTGATGCCCTGGGGTGCGTATGGAAACATGAGCGACCTCGAACTGAAGGCTCTCTACCGGTATCTCAAGACTGTGACGCCGGTGCGGAACGAGGTCAAGCAGATCGTATGGAGGAAGGAAGGATAA
- a CDS encoding cation transporter: MTSTRPATGSPVRFAWLSIGAAITTITLKSIAYLLTGSVGLLSDTLESFVNLAGAVIALAMLTVASRPADADHAFGHSKAEYFSSGAEGVLILVAAASIAATAIPRLLAPQPIEQVWIGLAVSVVASVVNLVVSRSLLQASKRFHSITLEADAHHLMTDVWTSGGVLVGVSAVVLTGWNILDPIIALIVAANIVWTGVKIVRASVVGLMDSAIGPEDQAALRAVLDSYAPRGAVYSALRTRQSGAEQFIAFNVRLPGDWTVTRGHDLVVEIERDLCRALPKATVIVHMEPGPQPTVTRPSAG; this comes from the coding sequence ATGACATCAACCCGGCCAGCAACAGGTTCGCCTGTGCGTTTCGCATGGTTGTCCATCGGCGCAGCCATCACGACGATCACGCTCAAATCGATCGCCTACCTGCTTACAGGCTCGGTCGGCCTTTTGTCGGATACGCTGGAATCGTTCGTCAATCTTGCCGGTGCGGTGATCGCTCTTGCGATGCTGACCGTAGCATCGCGCCCCGCCGATGCGGACCACGCCTTCGGTCATAGCAAGGCGGAATATTTTTCGAGTGGCGCCGAGGGCGTACTGATACTGGTCGCAGCGGCGAGCATTGCAGCAACAGCCATCCCCCGTCTCCTCGCGCCGCAACCCATCGAGCAGGTCTGGATCGGGCTCGCCGTGTCCGTTGTCGCGTCGGTGGTGAACCTCGTTGTTTCGCGGTCGCTCCTTCAGGCGTCAAAGCGCTTCCACTCCATCACCCTCGAAGCGGATGCCCATCACTTGATGACCGACGTCTGGACCTCGGGAGGTGTTCTGGTAGGGGTTTCCGCCGTGGTCCTGACAGGATGGAACATCCTGGATCCGATCATCGCTCTGATCGTGGCCGCCAACATCGTTTGGACTGGCGTGAAGATCGTTCGTGCTTCGGTGGTGGGACTGATGGATTCTGCGATCGGCCCGGAGGACCAGGCTGCGCTCCGCGCGGTCCTGGATTCCTACGCGCCGCGCGGGGCCGTGTATAGTGCGCTCCGCACCAGACAGTCCGGCGCCGAACAATTCATCGCGTTCAATGTGCGCCTGCCGGGCGACTGGACGGTCACCCGGGGCCACGACCTGGTGGTCGAGATCGAACGTGACCTCTGCCGGGCGCTTCCGAAAGCCACTGTGATCGTGCACATGGAACCCGGGCCACAGCCGACAGTCACCCGGCCTAGTGCAGGATGA
- a CDS encoding RibD family protein, with the protein MRPHIICHMASSIDGRIDGSTLASLMGKGEYERTGASLRGDAWICGRTTMQMHFAEKRRFTPRSRKQAASPSVHVATRARSYAIAVDTRGTLPWAGNDIDGDHLLCITSERVTLEYLADLRKKKISYIVTGGIGVDLGKAVRLLRKHFGIKRLLLEGGGHINGGFMQARLIDEISLLLIPGIDGRAGVPTVFDGVGPEHTHAVPLRLTSVTKRKNGTLWLRYTVLNKK; encoded by the coding sequence ATGCGCCCACATATTATTTGCCACATGGCCTCATCCATTGACGGCCGGATCGACGGCTCCACCCTTGCCTCCCTCATGGGGAAGGGCGAATACGAGCGCACCGGGGCCTCACTCCGCGGCGATGCATGGATCTGCGGGAGGACCACCATGCAGATGCACTTCGCGGAGAAACGGCGCTTCACTCCCCGCTCCCGCAAGCAAGCCGCTTCCCCATCGGTCCATGTCGCAACGCGCGCACGCTCCTATGCCATCGCGGTCGACACCAGGGGAACACTTCCGTGGGCAGGAAATGACATCGATGGGGACCATCTCCTCTGTATCACGAGTGAACGCGTGACTCTGGAGTACCTTGCGGACCTGAGGAAGAAGAAGATCTCCTACATCGTCACGGGAGGGATAGGGGTGGATCTCGGAAAAGCGGTACGCCTTCTCCGGAAGCACTTCGGGATCAAGCGGCTTCTTCTTGAGGGAGGTGGACACATCAACGGAGGCTTCATGCAGGCCCGGCTCATCGACGAGATCAGTCTCCTGCTCATCCCCGGGATCGACGGACGGGCAGGAGTCCCAACAGTGTTCGACGGCGTGGGGCCGGAGCACACGCATGCCGTTCCCCTGCGCCTGACGTCCGTCACGAAGCGGAAGAACGGCACCCTCTGGCTCCGCTACACGGTCCTGAACAAGAAGTAG
- a CDS encoding chitobiase/beta-hexosaminidase C-terminal domain-containing protein, which produces MNHLHLLPRLLLLLLMSCTSLLAQSSGAAGSIGAAPGDLTRDTTLYTMGYSHLDTQWRWDYETTIRKYILSTMVDNFRLLDKYPGYTFNFTGANRYIMMKEYYPAEYARVKAYVAAGRWFPAGSSLEEADALVPSAESLIRNILYGNRFFRQEFGKVSNEYMVPDCFGFPASMPSIFTHAGLKGFSTQKLTWGSAVGVPFNFGLWEGTDGSTVITSLNPGEYVGTVKENLSTSPTWRTRLRENGVRSGIVADYMYFGTGDIGGAPGEETVQWVEKSIAGPGPVRVLSAPASRFFDDVGATTKAHLPRYKGELLLTNHSAGSLTSQSYLKRWNRKNELLASAAEASSVVADWLGGVAYPAEQFREAWRLVVGAQFHDVLAGTCTPRAYEFSWNDEVLALKHFAAGTIDAVGAVSRGMDTQTTGIPVVVFNALSIPREDIVEATIAVPAGSPAHVRVYGPDAKEVPSQTLATTGANRTIVFAARIPSIGFSVYEVRPSATPCAMQTGLSVKVGSVENRRYKVTLNAAGDVASIYDKKLGKELLAAPHRLEFRYERPQEWPAWNMDWEDRQKPAVGYVDGTPTVRIVEDGPVRVGLEVARESRGSRFTQQIRLTTGGSGDRVEFKTRIHWFTPTSSLKAAFPLTASNPLATYNTGVGAIQRGNNDPKKFEVPSHQWFDLTDKSGDYGVSILEDSKFGSDKPSDTTVRLTLLFTPGVRGGYRDQATQDFGIHDMVYAVAGHQGDWRTGATQWQAARLNQPLLPFQAPRHKGPLGKTMAFLSTNDPAVAVVALKKAEDEEAIIVRLLETTGKPAKNVRVTFPSGVASAREVNGQEQPLGEARVERGALVCDLGADQLRAFAVSLKQPKAGLSLPVSRSLALPYNADVMSVKGKKDDGQVGRSGASFPAELMPGKVISGGIAFTLGSNKPDVPNAVVCRGQSLDIPAGEFNRLYLLAASSKGGEAASFLVDGKPVRVNVGGWSGFIGQWDNRIWDGFVKKETDYTWDGIVYEGLNPGYITPGTVALHTTHRHLAGGEDDPYAFTYLYRVSIDLPRGARTVTLPGSESIMVLAATVAQNENDATVPAAALHDTLNIPAEEYARFQMTPKPHFSPEGCIVDAGAQISIAARDANTDIYYTVDGTVPTERSTMYTAPVRIERTTTVSAIAVARGKNPSTPVTTKFYTAYPIVSAAYQSHYSPKYRGAGDSTFIDGMRGSPAYANAAWQAFEGEDIAVVLDLGTVRPVHAVTVGCLSENGSWIFYPVSISVAVSTDGTTYGKEVTRELGVPAAATDGGIQDIPVQVGGVQGRYVRITAKNIGSCPPWHPGAGGKAWIFADEIIIE; this is translated from the coding sequence ATGAACCATCTGCACCTGCTCCCGCGCCTTCTCCTGCTCCTGTTGATGAGCTGCACATCCCTGCTTGCCCAGTCTTCCGGCGCGGCCGGATCGATCGGCGCTGCCCCGGGTGACCTGACCAGGGACACCACTCTCTATACGATGGGCTACAGCCATCTCGATACCCAATGGCGTTGGGATTACGAGACGACCATCCGGAAGTACATCCTTTCGACGATGGTGGACAACTTCCGGCTGCTGGACAAGTATCCCGGCTACACCTTCAATTTCACCGGCGCGAACCGGTACATCATGATGAAGGAATACTATCCGGCCGAATATGCACGGGTGAAAGCCTACGTCGCGGCCGGGAGGTGGTTCCCCGCCGGGTCATCCCTCGAGGAAGCCGATGCGTTGGTCCCGTCAGCAGAGTCGCTCATCAGGAATATCCTCTACGGTAACAGGTTCTTCCGCCAGGAATTCGGCAAGGTGAGCAACGAATACATGGTGCCCGACTGTTTCGGGTTCCCGGCTTCGATGCCTTCCATCTTCACCCACGCCGGATTGAAAGGCTTCTCGACCCAGAAACTCACCTGGGGCTCCGCCGTGGGTGTCCCTTTCAACTTCGGTCTGTGGGAAGGAACGGATGGATCGACGGTCATCACGTCATTGAATCCGGGAGAATATGTCGGCACGGTGAAGGAAAATCTGAGCACGAGCCCGACGTGGCGCACGCGGCTGCGTGAGAACGGTGTCAGGTCCGGGATCGTGGCGGACTATATGTATTTCGGCACCGGTGACATCGGCGGGGCACCGGGAGAAGAGACGGTGCAGTGGGTGGAGAAGAGCATCGCGGGTCCGGGCCCGGTCCGCGTCCTCTCCGCCCCCGCATCACGCTTCTTCGATGACGTCGGTGCGACGACGAAGGCCCACCTGCCGCGATACAAGGGCGAGCTCCTTCTGACGAACCACTCCGCTGGATCGCTCACGTCGCAGTCGTACCTGAAGCGGTGGAACCGGAAGAATGAACTGCTGGCGAGTGCTGCTGAGGCATCCTCGGTGGTGGCCGACTGGCTGGGTGGTGTGGCGTATCCCGCGGAGCAATTCCGGGAAGCGTGGCGGCTTGTGGTTGGTGCGCAATTCCACGACGTGCTCGCCGGCACCTGCACGCCCCGCGCATATGAATTCTCATGGAACGATGAGGTCCTCGCGCTCAAGCATTTCGCCGCAGGGACGATCGATGCCGTCGGCGCAGTATCCCGTGGCATGGATACACAGACGACCGGCATCCCGGTGGTGGTGTTCAACGCGCTTTCGATCCCGCGCGAAGATATCGTCGAGGCGACCATTGCTGTTCCGGCAGGTTCACCGGCGCACGTGCGTGTGTACGGCCCCGATGCCAAAGAGGTGCCATCGCAGACTCTCGCAACCACCGGCGCGAACCGCACGATCGTCTTCGCTGCCCGCATCCCCTCCATCGGATTCAGTGTGTATGAAGTGCGTCCTTCGGCCACTCCCTGCGCGATGCAAACGGGGTTGAGCGTGAAGGTGGGCTCGGTCGAGAACCGCCGCTACAAGGTCACCCTGAATGCCGCCGGCGATGTTGCATCGATCTACGACAAGAAACTCGGCAAGGAGTTGCTCGCTGCCCCGCACCGGTTGGAGTTCCGGTATGAACGCCCGCAGGAATGGCCGGCGTGGAATATGGATTGGGAAGACCGGCAGAAACCTGCCGTGGGGTATGTCGACGGCACGCCTACGGTACGCATCGTTGAGGACGGTCCGGTCCGTGTGGGCCTTGAGGTCGCGCGAGAATCGCGCGGGTCACGGTTCACCCAGCAGATCCGCCTGACCACCGGTGGCAGCGGCGACCGGGTGGAGTTCAAGACCCGCATCCACTGGTTCACACCTACGAGTTCGTTGAAGGCGGCGTTCCCGCTGACCGCTTCGAACCCGCTTGCCACATACAACACCGGTGTGGGTGCGATCCAGCGTGGGAACAACGACCCGAAGAAATTCGAAGTACCGTCGCACCAATGGTTCGATCTCACGGACAAGAGCGGTGACTACGGGGTCTCCATCCTGGAAGATTCGAAGTTCGGTTCGGACAAGCCATCGGACACTACCGTGCGGCTGACCCTCCTTTTTACGCCGGGAGTCCGCGGTGGATACCGGGACCAGGCGACACAGGACTTCGGCATCCACGACATGGTGTATGCCGTTGCCGGCCATCAGGGCGATTGGCGTACGGGGGCAACCCAATGGCAGGCGGCCCGGTTGAATCAGCCGTTGCTTCCATTCCAGGCGCCGCGGCACAAGGGGCCGCTGGGCAAAACGATGGCGTTCCTCAGCACGAATGATCCCGCCGTCGCGGTTGTTGCCCTGAAGAAAGCAGAAGACGAGGAGGCGATCATCGTCCGCCTGCTCGAGACCACGGGCAAGCCTGCGAAGAATGTGCGCGTCACATTCCCGTCGGGGGTCGCGAGTGCCCGCGAAGTGAACGGACAGGAGCAGCCACTCGGCGAGGCGCGGGTGGAACGCGGGGCGCTCGTGTGCGATCTGGGGGCGGATCAACTGCGGGCGTTTGCGGTGTCGCTCAAGCAGCCCAAAGCCGGACTCTCGCTGCCCGTGTCGCGTTCTCTTGCGTTGCCGTACAATGCGGATGTCATGAGCGTGAAGGGGAAGAAGGATGATGGTCAGGTCGGACGATCGGGCGCATCGTTCCCCGCGGAGCTGATGCCCGGCAAGGTCATCAGCGGCGGGATCGCGTTCACGCTCGGGTCCAACAAACCGGACGTGCCGAACGCCGTTGTGTGCCGTGGACAGTCACTCGATATTCCTGCAGGCGAGTTCAACAGATTGTATCTCCTTGCAGCGTCGTCGAAAGGCGGAGAGGCAGCGTCGTTCCTCGTGGACGGCAAGCCTGTCCGGGTGAACGTTGGTGGCTGGAGTGGCTTCATCGGCCAGTGGGACAATCGTATCTGGGATGGTTTCGTCAAGAAGGAAACGGACTACACGTGGGATGGCATCGTGTACGAGGGGCTGAATCCCGGGTACATCACGCCGGGCACGGTTGCCTTGCACACCACGCACCGCCATCTCGCCGGCGGCGAGGACGACCCGTACGCCTTCACGTATCTGTACAGGGTATCGATCGATCTTCCGCGCGGTGCCCGCACAGTGACGTTACCCGGCAGCGAGAGCATCATGGTGCTTGCGGCCACGGTGGCACAGAACGAGAATGACGCGACCGTTCCCGCGGCGGCGCTCCATGACACGTTGAACATCCCGGCAGAGGAGTATGCCCGGTTCCAGATGACGCCAAAGCCACACTTCTCTCCGGAAGGTTGCATCGTGGATGCGGGTGCGCAGATCAGCATCGCTGCGCGCGATGCGAACACGGATATCTATTATACGGTCGATGGCACGGTCCCGACAGAGCGGTCCACAATGTACACCGCCCCGGTACGCATCGAGCGGACGACCACGGTGAGTGCGATCGCTGTTGCACGAGGGAAGAACCCGAGTACCCCGGTGACGACGAAGTTCTACACTGCCTATCCCATCGTCAGTGCAGCATACCAGTCGCACTACTCGCCGAAGTACCGCGGGGCCGGGGATAGCACGTTCATCGATGGCATGCGGGGCAGTCCGGCGTATGCGAACGCGGCGTGGCAAGCCTTCGAAGGCGAAGACATTGCGGTCGTCCTCGACCTCGGCACCGTCCGGCCGGTCCACGCCGTCACCGTCGGCTGCCTGAGCGAGAACGGCAGTTGGATCTTCTATCCGGTGTCGATCTCCGTGGCTGTGTCGACGGACGGAACGACCTATGGCAAGGAAGTAACGCGTGAGCTTGGCGTGCCGGCCGCAGCGACCGACGGCGGTATCCAGGATATCCCCGTGCAGGTCGGCGGCGTGCAAGGACGATATGTCCGGATCACCGCAAAGAATATCGGTTCCTGTCCGCCGTGGCATCCCGGCGCAGGGGGCAAGGCCTGGATCTTTGCCGATGAGATCATCATAGAGTAG
- a CDS encoding cupin domain-containing protein: protein MNAQDAAHPPSAPARHFTLNECVSEFSPARIESTKAGYQYWFVGKEFLDGRTLKMSVVGPHAATHAPHKHAEDEFFFVLEGTAEVILNGETRVVRPYTSFYCPPDSLHGIRNPGDTELKYLVIKKYATP, encoded by the coding sequence ATGAACGCGCAGGATGCCGCTCATCCACCTTCGGCGCCGGCCAGGCATTTCACGCTGAACGAATGCGTGAGCGAATTCAGCCCGGCACGCATCGAGTCGACGAAGGCAGGGTATCAGTACTGGTTCGTGGGGAAGGAGTTCCTGGATGGCCGCACGCTGAAGATGAGTGTTGTCGGGCCGCATGCAGCGACGCACGCACCGCACAAGCACGCGGAGGATGAGTTCTTCTTCGTACTGGAAGGCACGGCGGAAGTGATCCTGAATGGCGAGACCCGCGTCGTGCGCCCGTACACGAGCTTCTACTGCCCGCCGGACTCACTTCACGGCATCCGCAATCCGGGCGACACGGAGTTGAAGTACCTCGTCATCAAGAAGTACGCGACGCCCTGA